The region ATGCAtgttaatactccatccatatATAATTGGATGAGATTTAATTTGTGGTTCCCACTTCTCATTTGCATAGTTGAGGGTAAAAAGGGCTGCTGCTTTAGTGTGTGCTTCATGAATCATCATGGCATCATGACTACCATCATCATCCTTCATTCCATCCCCCAATATTATGTTACCTATTAACATAGCTAGTGCGAtcccaaaaaattaaaagaaaaagaactcATTCATTCACCATGCCTTACTATTTACTTCCattctttttaatttctttaatttaattttctttgtaTCGATCCGAGAAAAAGAGTCTTTTAGAAGGAATAAAATCATCAAAAGGTTAGAGATCCAAACAATTGTAGTGATTGAAGTGATTGAACTATTAAACAAATTGCTAAACCAAGTTGTTTATGTAAGATATCTCCTTAGAAAAGGATACATTATAGTATCAGATTAATTGTCAATTTGACTATAGTAGAAAGACTAAAATTCTCATGTTCCAGAAAAGTCAGGCAATGAAATGGAGAGTGTATAATAAACACTAGACTTAAAGTTTAACAGAAATGCTTTAGCAAAGTTTAGCAGAAATGGGAGCAGTAATGTGTAGGAGTTCTAGTTGTAAtaagaaagtaaaataatatGCAAGTTTCATGTGCCCTAATTAATGCTGTGACAGTCTCTGCATGTGAATCATCACTTCATCCAACATTATAactacataattttttttaaactcgaACATCACAATCTGTTTGTTTATTGGGTTCAATCAGACAAAGGTACTGATTTCTTAAAAATTTCTAGGTTTTCCAACATTATTTAAGCATGATTGCTGACAAATTCAAATAAGTACGAGTAGTAAATTATAGAGTACTTACAAGTTATTTATCATTCAACTTATACTCTAAGCTTGGATTTTAAGTCTTAAGCTTGGATCGAGTCAATATGGATATTCGTTGATCTACTTTCGCGATAAATAAAGGAaatgttttataaaaaaaaatcgagaAGTGACTCCATCTAACTAAAAGCACCACTAGTTTTACTTAATTTTGTTCTCCTTGTGTAATCATATTATTTTTGGTTCTGCATTCTACATTTGAGGGGGTAAAAActctttttttaatgaaaacgaATAACCATTTTCAGTCGGAAAGATAATATGGCGGATGTATTTCTGAGCCAATAATATGGTGATCAATGTCTTTTTTTTGcttaaaaaaggaaaatcagAGTTCAAATTCAATGAGCGaaaatatcattaaatttaatttcaaaatataattaattttactgTAAATGCAACAATCCGGTTCAATAGTTTACCACTCAAAATAACAATTTACGTTAACCCTACCCTAACCTATATGTTCATTATCTAAATCCTAGAATTAAATTATCATTCAACAAGAGTGGGTTGAAACTTTGAATatgttatactactactattgacACAATGACCCACACAAAAATATTGacattaaatgtaaaaatatGCTATTTGTCGAAGGTTgtcataaaaatattccttccaTTCCGACCAATACAGTGGTTCGTGCAGATCAATCTGTAACATTCTTTATGCAGACTTGTTAATAAATCTTGTGATGCAGACTACAACTATTCTTGTAGTACTTGAAGAGAAAGTTGATAGGGATTTTTTTGCCGCACCTCATCCAAATTATGCTTTGATGATTATCTAAATTCTACATATATATACTCATGATTTTTTTTAGTACCGTTTCTGATATCGACTGGATATGAATACTTAAATAAACATGTTTAAGATCAGGTACTGTATATAGGCAATATCACATATATAAATTTTTGCACATTTAATTTAGCTTTGCACTgcaataactttcaatttttttaatccaaatagataaatttatttttgtcgCAATCTTCTCACACTCACAGTTTaacaatttttaaaacaaaGTAAATGTGACATAAATGTGGCTAAGTTCGTCCCTAAACAAAAGATTCTGTATTTtaagtcaaataaaaaaatcctgCAGGTGGCACTTTCAGTTGCTACATTACCTTTGGTTTGGCTAGATTGTGATAAAATTTCATCAAATTAAATGTGAAGTTTGTCTATTTGAATAAAAGATTGAAAGTGTATGtatacgaaataaaaaaaaaagagagagaaacaattACTCCATATATTTTTGATGCAACCGATCCTCGGTACAATAAGAATGCAGGTATACATATATGTGAAATTAAAATGTGATATACTACATAAATATCCACAAATGGAGAAGCTTTTTGTGGTGTGGTTGGAGAATTAGTGTCGTGGGTTTCTCTACATATATACTTATAGTGCATACAAATCATTAATtctccaaaaaagaaaaagtgaagagagagtgtgtttgtgtgtttacACTTTAGCATAAGTCTCCCCCTTTTTTGGGGATGCACTTTTGCATTGCATGTTGGCTTCTGATGAAGGAAAAATTAGCTCTCACGTCCAAGCAATCTaccacttttattttatttttctttacactttGGAAAAATAGACCCCTTAACATTTATGCCTAGTGGCCCCCTCTCACTTATTCAATCCTTACTCTATAATTCATTATTACCTCTATTATCATTTCAATTTTTGGAAATGGTTTCTATTTCAATCACTTTCCTTCGTGTTTTTCTTTATATGCATTTCAAGATAGATATAATTTATCGGGTAATATTTTGACCAACTTCGCTTTAAAGGTAAAATTTAAAGGATCTTAGatgctagtattttttttcataaattagtTGTTGGCACATTTTGATGAAAAGTAAAACTGAGTTTTCAAAATCTCTGTCTTTTGACCTAAAACTAATACATCACTTTTAGTAAACATTTATGAATAAATGAGTTTTCTTTGTTACAAAATTATTTAGTACGCATTTCATACTGCCAGTTGAACTTAAAACCTTAATATTGATTTAGGTCAGATCTGTTAATTTAAACTGGATTAATGTATAATCATATCTGAAGAATATCAAACAACTAATCACTAAAGCCAAATTGCATATTTTTCCCCTACTGTCACATTTTacttaacacacacacacacacagtcctCTCTGTGTAGacattacacacacacacacacatatatatatatatatatatatatatatatatatatatatatatatatatatatatatatatatatatatatatatatatattatataaaattgaagtgtataattggcaagacaaattcGTTGGGTTGGGGTTATTAATTGCAGAAAGAGCAGGCACGCTTTGAAACACTGAAACTGAAATGGGACATGCATTTGGAATAGAGAGGTGGGGTTTTATATAGTATTGATAATAATATTGTGAGTGATGCGAAAGTGAAACTATAAACAATAgtggtaattaattaattaatcaagtaAGCAGTGTAGGGTAACAAAGGTGAATGCATTAATATTACACATCTCCTTGCATGTCACAAACCCCCAAATATTCCTCTCTTTTTAATCCCTTTTTCCCTTCTCTCGTTTACTCATAGAGAACCCCACCTTCCATCATTACCACAACCCACTCATTTCTTCTCCCATTTCGATTTTTTCAACTAATGTTAAAATCATTTAATTCCGTAACTCGATGTGACTTTATTGTTACTCTATATTACTACATCGAAAGAGGATAGCACAGTTTTTCCtacttaaataaataagtaatCATAAAACTTAACGCAATTGATGTATGCCTATTTACTAACTAAGATAAAACTATAGTCTAATTAAATATCGAGTAGGGAAATCATTTTTTCcgcattttatataatttgtcTGTTGAAATTTTTTCCCATGCAAAAAAACCTATGTGTGTGTATTCGTCCTAATTGAGGGCATAATGGTCATGAAAAGGTGAGGCGTGGAATAATTTGAATTTGGAACTGgtccatttttttaaataacgaAAAAAGGCATTGATCAACCAGTAATTTGTCTATTCAAGAAGTGACAAGGATTTATAAtattgatttcatcaacatgaCTTTACTAAATGTTAGTAATTTAATTTGCTTGTCtatttttactttaaaaaatttCTCCTAGTTATTGAACATATTTAaacttattttcttatttttatttaaatatatgctTATGgaaatttagaaataaattcaGTGTCATTTTTCAGTTTTCAGTTTTGCCTTAAGAAATCTATGCCACAAGACATCCAAACATTTTTTTAGGATAGATTGAGAGTATAATGGTCAGAATTTCTGAATATGTGCAACGTCAACTCCCAATTTATTTTTAGGTTGCAATGTCATAATTACATGTTTGCAATATCATTGCGTGTTTATTCTTCTTTCGTCAACCACGGGGATTTCTTTTGCCCTACCACCAATTCATCAAATCTCATGTGGGTCCCCATACAAATATATGCAACTATTCAATTTTTGCGCTATTTCATAATTTATGAGTTTCAACCCAGGAGATCAAACAGCTAGTATAATTCAAGAATCTGATAGGTATGAAattgtataattatatttatcacATGAACTGCCATGTGTAATTTCTTATTCCTCAATCAGATAGTATAATTCAAGAATCCGATAGCTGTAAGATGTTTATCGATTAAAAGTATTAGTATTAATCAATATGTgaaatttacaaatttaaattctTGACTTTGTATCTTAATGGACCAAAGGTCCAAAACGCTTACAAAATCAAGTCATGTACAACTTTGTCCAACTAAAagcaaattaattttaatacaaaGCGGATAAGCTTTCTTTCTTGCATAAGTACCTGTATTATATTATCTACTGAAGATTTCAAGTTAAATCCCCTGAAAaatattctaatttaaaaaGACATAAAAGAGTATGTAGCTAGCCTATTTATTGCTCATTTTCATATTGATTAGATTAATTTCGTTTCCTCATGCCTGTCCTTGACTGATTTTGACCCCAAAGAGATATTTTCACTATTGATAGATTATAAATTCGCCATTATAGTGCACATATTAATTGGTGGAGTAGAAGTTACGAATTTAAGAAATCAATTAGATTATACTTATCTTTTTTGGCCCATAATAGGGTTTTCAGATATGAAGGTTTTGTTGTTGGAAATTACGTAATACCCTCCACCAAcaaatacaattaaaactttaaaaagagggagtagtattaaaAACCAAGGATATAATCGAGACAATTGTATTTCTGGTAATATATAAATTAAGctggagaaagaaagaaagaaagaaagaaaaagaagtcatgcagaaaatataaaaaaaatagcggCGGGGGGACATCAAATTCCACGCCTGCATGGACGTGCGTGTGCTGAGCTGGCTTACTCCCGTGGGCCCCATCTCGCGTGCAATCCTCCCACGTACAATTTTATTCCTTTTATCCATCATTGTATTCTTTTCCTAATCTTCATTATCaatcatactttaccaattagtTTACCACCCTCACCTCCTATCTTATATTTTTCACGTTGTGAAAATTATGTCGGATTTATTTgtttctatatatttttctcTCACTTTTCAAGTACATACAAAAGTTCAATATTGGAATGGAAACCATCCCTCGAGTTATGTAGACTTGTAGCCGCTAGCACATACTACTCCTTCCTTTCCAGTTCCATTACAcggtagagtcattttgtcattttaataaatttcatattagtagaatcattttcttttctagcaagagtcaacacatttcttatCTTTTACTCATACTTTACTCTTACttcattctctcttcatctctcaatttttttttcttactttattcttcttttacttaactcatttaacacAATTATTCTTAAATCGCGTGCCGGAAAGAAATGCTTCCACTActgtgaaacggagggagtactaattattGCACTAGCTTAAATAAGGTTAAATTTGTTAATAGTAAAACAGTAATATATGTAGAGAAGAGGACCCAAACAAAACCAGAGTGTAAAGTTCATTCCACTTGCATACATTTTTATGCATGAATCCCATTCATTTCTACTTAAATAGTGTTACAACAAACAGCAAGCATGCATAGATGCAACGAGTTCTAACTTCTAATGATCTTTTAGATGCAGCAACCCAAAAAAAAGACCTGTTTCTTCATACATAGTGATAATGGAATAACCCAAGCATGCTTAGCGCATCCAAATCTTTCAGATGATAATCCTGCATAATCTGATTATTCTGATGAGTTTCAGTTTAAATACAATCTATACTAAAACTCTTTCAGCGTGTTTGGTTTATGCTAAGTAGAATAGATAAGGAGAGTCTATGAGTTCAGAGCATGGGAAACATGTAGACAAAAAGGAGTGCTGTgataaccatatatatatatgcacaaACACTATTAAGCCAATATATGTATGGGCTCACACCGATTTATACCTTAGGTTATGATAAATCTCAGGTACAGAAAGCGGTTATGGTTGTGTTTAGTTGTATGCTCAAATCTGCTTTCCTAAAACTGCATCTGCATCTGCATCTGCATCTGCATCACTCCAAGAAGAATTCCTAATATTCTTCCAAGAAGAAATGTTATGGAATCAGTCAATTTCTAGGATTCTTATCTCctcatatactactatataaggATCCAGGACAGTCCTAGCCCTAACAATGACATCCTTCATGTCTCTGCCTTAATCGgataaagagagaaaataaagataaaaggcCTCAGGGGAGACGCCCAACACTTTTcgattaaataaatttgatatCTCCAATGCTGGATATAAAATTTCAGCTGGCCACAAAGAACATTCAATATCAGTTTCAAACATAAATATCTTCAGTGGACATActttttaagaaattaattgtATTGATTCCTATTCTTGCTATCATCTTATTATGGTATTTGATTAACTATTCTCAAAGGAATCTGCGGTTGGAATTTCAAATGTTTGTGCAGCATGAATGTAACAACAAACCAAATAGTAAGATAAGATATTGCTTTCAGTGACACAAAAAATCACATAGAAAATCATAAGGGGTAAATAACTATCACAGAGAAAGAACAAGATATTGGACGAAGAGTCGTATCGAATACCACATTACAAGTAAATAGTGGGATTAGGAAGGATCTTGGAAATTACTTTTCTTTGGTCTAGGTATACAATCATATTCTATCCACTCAAATCCGGAAATTTCCTTATATAATCATCTACAAGTCAGTGTTGATCACAAAGAGAATATCTAGTCAATAATGACGATCAAACAAACATAGAATATACATACACTAATATCTTCTTGTAAAGTAAAATACATTATAACCTTCAAGAATCTAAATTTACTTTGTTTTGAAGCATTTCAGTGGAAACTTTTTTAATTCTATTAGtttattttgaagaaaataacTGTGGTGAAGTCTTCCCATCACTGATCGGGAATACAAGAATCTAAATAATTACGTTTTACGTGCAATACAGGTCATGTGTGAAACATCAAAAAATGGAATTAGAAGTGGGAGACAATAGCTAGGCATACTAATCTATCTCCAACATCAGCAATCTTAACCATTATACACACAAATGACACACATAATTGACCCTCAGTTGTCCAAAAGTGGTCATTCAAATAGTCTGATCATTTTCAGAGTAACACGTTGACAAAGAAAATAATAACAAACTCTTTTCAgaccgaatcagaaacagagtatTCACACTCGATCGAATTTATAGAATATTAGGAAAATTTACAGATCTAAATAATAacttcaaattaaattaaattgcaGCGACATCGACTTAAAACGCTTCCTATATCTGTCATGCATACATGTGAACGTCACTAGATGTCCGAAACAGACAACAAACTCATGTAACTTTGAACTAATGTACCACAGGAAAGAGCATAATCTATTTGATTAAGTTTCATTTCACATGTAATGATGAACAATAAAGCCCAAGTAATATAGCATAAGGGATAATGGAACAATAAGTTTCacttctaaaatagaaaaactttATGAACCATATATGGTAAAAGTTTGTTGGTCATATCAAACTACTTTGAGCTCCAAAACAGAAGAGTAATTACTTTTCTCAAACAGGATTAGATCTAAAAGGGCAAAATGGAGAACCATAATTGTTAACAATGACTTATAATACTGGTGAAAGTAGAAAAATTAACTCGGTACCTCTAAGATATTGGAGACTTCAGAAGACCATGTAAATTGTTGCCAGGACTTGATCGTATACTCCTCACAGTATGTGGTGTGATGATCATGTATTACACTAAGCAATCCAATTGCGATGCAACTACAAGGTTAAAACAAGTAGTATTGATAATAGTGACGGAGTTAAATCTGATATTCATAGAGCACAGAGTCAGATTTGAACAATATTGAAAAGCTGTGTGTATTAACTATTAACTAATGAATGAcaccttcattttcaagatCCTCGTACAGATTTTTCTTTTCACTTCCAAGTAGTATTCAATCAATGATctcatattccaataacaatcggtaaaataaatatcaaatccaGACTCTATGTCCTAAGTTTCCATGGATACGGTCCAAAAGCTCAGCGTGATGCCATGACATGAGTTAATCATAACAGTTACTAGTATTAAAAACAGCAGGAATGGTGAATATAGAAACAGGGATTAAGAAGTGAAGAAAACAGTAGTAAGGAATACAGCTGGTTCCTTTAAAGGCAAAAATATCTTGAGGATGTTTGAATAGTGTATAGAAAGTCTTGTAGCCATAATTTGGTTTCCTACTTATTCAACACATGATATAATGGGAATATTTAATAGAAATCTTTATTAATCTTGCGTATAAAGAATAAGTTTACAGATTTATCATACTCTTTGGACTGAAAATAGCCCAGAATCATAAGTAGTAACAACATTTCTTTCTGGCATTTCGTCTAACAATTTTAGAGCAGCATATAGAAGCTCCGTTTCCAAGTGCAGATTCAAACAAAAATAGCGAGCCAATAGGTTTAAACAGTTGAGGTAGACCAACCGAGATGGGTGACGATGCTGTGGAAAGGGATATTCGATGACAGCCGGCGTATCTCCATTGCTGCAAAAATGTCCAACATCTGAATTTGGAGTATTAGATAGGAGTAGAAAACATGCTGCCGATTGATGCACATTGCATAATCCTACTCCCTGTTTCCGCAAACAATCATTTACCGCTCTTTATCAATTTATTATCTTGTTAAGAATTGTAAAAACTGTTTTATTTTAGTGGTCCATATATTTACATAACGTGTGCAAAAAATTTTAATCTAAATACTAGTTAAAGTGGGAGAAAAGGTAATACAATATTTttctacattattatctctcttactttactctctccactttaactatttatcactatcattttttcaaaacgagtacTCAAAATAAAACACTTCTACTACAatggacggatagagtattgaAGATAACATCAATTTCAGCATCCAAAAATTTTAAAGCAAATATGTTTATGCATTCGAAGTTGCTCATGTCATTTACAATCATGTCCTTAAATCGTTCCCTTCTTTCAATACTCGGATGTCTCGATGTATTTTTGCCTCATTCCTTACTCAAGAAATAATACTCACAATCAACTATCGTTACCCTAAGCTATTCATGGGTCTCacattttttctatattttaagttgtaatttacttatcttaatttaattaaatacaaaatttattaaaattccaaaattacATTTTCACTAAAAgacgaaaaatacataattgaaatcctaaaaTTACATTTTGTTGCACATAATCTAAATTACAATCACTCGTTGTGGCCAAAGGTTGTCCTAATGTAGTCAACTAGATCTTGTTGGAGTACGTCGTGGATGGTGGAATCGCAAGATGACTCCCGACATCGTAGATATTCGCATAATGGTGGCAGCACACCTTGGTGTGTGGGGTTAGCTGTAGTGGCGGAGTTTGATTGGCCGATTGTTTCTTTGTTGAACTAGTTAATCGCGTATGTCATTCGCCTTCAATAATCATGTTGTGCTTTATAACACACACATACATGATGTCAAAAGCACTTCTAGGAACCACATTCACCCCAGAGTTTTGGTCATGATGTCAAAAGCACTTCTAGGAACCACATTCACCCCAGAGTTTTGGTAATGGTGAAACATGTTTGTAGAACTCTAAATATTCTTTCAACATCTTTTCAAACATCTTCTCGCTTTTGCGCAAAAAGAACATATTTGAGATCGTTTGAGCAAGATATTGACTTCACAAACGTCACCCACTTCCAATAAATACATCCACGTCGAATGAACCGCTATCATTATTAGGATTCATACTCATATTGCAAGAAAAATACTAAAGATAAAGATGAAAAGTGTGAATATGTGCATGAAAGGATATTAGAAGATGAAGGGTTCTCCCTCGCTCTGTAGACATGCCTTTTATAAACTACTTACACCATCCGTCCCTGAATGGTTACAttagcattatttattttattttatatgctTGGTTACACGTTAACACCTTCAAAACTACttcctccctccgtccctgaaaaaaattaactatacttcctttttagtctgtccacgaaaaatatgaactttctaattttggaaatttctttctctctaattaaGTGGAAtccattctctactaacaatacttaaaaaactttttctttctatttctctcttactttttcaattatacattaaaacccggGCCacaatttctcaacctccctAGACCAAAAGGTAGACATATGCACAGACTTAACAATGGAAAAGGCACCCCCAAAACTGTATGAATAAAGAGTTAAGAGAAGcttacaaaatacacactagtattGTTTTTCTCTATCAAACGACTACAGGATAACTTGAGAAACTCAACACCAATATTTCACAAATTAATAAGTCGTTCTTTCAATATAGAGAACAAATGGAAAGGgaatgaaaaaataaagagCAAGGGGAAAAAAAAGCCAAGACACGTACATGATCTAACATCAGTTAATTGCATCGCAGAATTTACACATTTAATACAGTTTTTACCACAATATTTGCAACTTCAACACACGGATCAACCCCTGCCCGTATTACCATGGCGTTGATTTCTGAAGTAGCTAAGAAGTTGCTGTGCCTGCAAGAGCGGAAAATGCCGTAAATAATCACATTAAGAAATGAGCAGCAACGGTAAAGTAACAGAGTGATTGTGAGTTTACTTTTTCTCTGGCTCTCGGTGTTCCAGACTGTGAGAGGGCCACTAATGGGGGAACAGCACCTTCCTGAAGAACCATATTGCAATATCTAGCGCTGTTGGTGCAAAGCTGAAGAAGACCAGCAGCTGCATTTTCTTTACCTCTTGCAGACCCCAACTCAACAACTTCAACCAGAACGGGGATCCCATTTTCCTGACCAATTGTCGTCCTTCCTTCATGAATAGTCGCAAGATTTGACAGAACAGCCACTGCCTTATCAACCATCCCAAATGCAGGGTCCATCAACTCAACGAGATATTTGACTGCGCCTGCTTGCACTATGCGTGCTTTATTTTCATGATTGATGGACAAGTTAAACAGTGCAGTGGCAGCATCTTTCTTGCCTCTCGGAGTTCCATTTCCCAGCAAGTCAACCAAAGGCTTGATTGCACCTGATCGCCCAATCTCGATTTTGTTTTCTTCCATCACAGAAAGGCTAAAGAGAGTTGCAGCAGAGTTTTCCTTGGCCTCAGGACTTCCAGTCTCAAGGACATAAATCAAGGGTTTAATAGCTTCAGCATTTGCAATGGCAGTCTTGTTGTTATCATTAATTGATAGGTTGAGAAGAGCAGTAACAGCATGTTCTTGTACTGCCAAATCTGTTGCGCGTAGTAGATTCACCAATAAGTTAATAGCCCCGCAATTTGCAATTATTATTCGGTTGTCCATGTTATGCTTAGCCAAAACCCGAATGTCGTGCGTAGCAGATCTCTGCACATCAATGTCACTGCTCTTAAGATCCTCAACCAGCCTTTTGACTTGAGTTTCAACCTCTAACAGGTCAGGCCTCATTTCCACAGTAGGAGAAGAAACAAGTCGTTGGACAAATCTTTCTGATGGCCTACGCCATATTGCTTGGCCACGAAGTCTTGTTTCCAGCCTAGAAGGGGCATCAGTGTTTCTTTGTGGAGCACTTAAGTTAGAAGCAGGTCGAGACTCAGCATTAAGCTCACCAGAAGCATCACTACCATACGCTGAAGCATGTGATGCTACTTCATTGCCATCAGCTGCTGTTCCCTGCGACATATTAGAATTTGAATGTGTACTGGACGCTGAATTGGTTCGATTATGACCCTGAGGTAACTCTACATCAGCACTAGCTCCGCCATTTCTCGTTGGGGACATAAGACCCAAACCACCTGAGTTCAAAGTTCTCTCACCCGAATGGTCTGACCTGTCTTCAGAGCTTTTTAGGGATATTCTTTCTATATCCAACACATTTCCATTTATAGCCACTTCTGTGAAAGAATCCTCAGACAATGAACGTGGATGAGATGGGGAAGTTCCGTCTCTTCGTGTGGCAATCGATGGGACAGAACCCACTAAGGGAGAACCAATAGACCTTTCAGGAGTTCCAGAGTTGTTACCTCTTCTG is a window of Salvia splendens isolate huo1 chromosome 3, SspV2, whole genome shotgun sequence DNA encoding:
- the LOC121794565 gene encoding U-box domain-containing protein 4-like — its product is MEISLLKSLLNSITSFLQLSTSESIQSEPVQTYHPKIEEILKLLKPILDAIADAEFVSDEMVQGPFAGILQSVDELKHICENWQPLMSKVYFVLQVESLMSKIRNHGVDILELLKSSDQCLPVELSPASLEQSVLKIKHMESEQTSSIIMGAIKDHVEGSGASAESLADVADCLGLKSNEELLIEVVALDKLKENAEQADKSSEVDYIDQMIALVSHMHDLLVMMKQSETCNPVAIPPDFCCPLSLELMTDPVIVASGQTYERAFIRRWIDLGLTVCPKTRQTLAHTNLIPNYTVKALIANWCESNNVKLPDPKSIHLKQPSSLLVNAESGGVRRGNNSGTPERSIGSPLVGSVPSIATRRDGTSPSHPRSLSEDSFTEVAINGNVLDIERISLKSSEDRSDHSGERTLNSGGLGLMSPTRNGGASADVELPQGHNRTNSASSTHSNSNMSQGTAADGNEVASHASAYGSDASGELNAESRPASNLSAPQRNTDAPSRLETRLRGQAIWRRPSERFVQRLVSSPTVEMRPDLLEVETQVKRLVEDLKSSDIDVQRSATHDIRVLAKHNMDNRIIIANCGAINLLVNLLRATDLAVQEHAVTALLNLSINDNNKTAIANAEAIKPLIYVLETGSPEAKENSAATLFSLSVMEENKIEIGRSGAIKPLVDLLGNGTPRGKKDAATALFNLSINHENKARIVQAGAVKYLVELMDPAFGMVDKAVAVLSNLATIHEGRTTIGQENGIPVLVEVVELGSARGKENAAAGLLQLCTNSARYCNMVLQEGAVPPLVALSQSGTPRAREKAQQLLSYFRNQRHGNTGRG